A region of Hevea brasiliensis isolate MT/VB/25A 57/8 unplaced genomic scaffold, ASM3005281v1 Scaf263, whole genome shotgun sequence DNA encodes the following proteins:
- the LOC131176866 gene encoding protein Ycf2-like, producing MKGHQFKSWIFELREILREIKNSHYFLDSWTQFNSVGSFIHIFFHQERFIKLLDSRIWSILLSRNSQGSTSNRYFTIKGVVLFVVVVLIYRINNRKMVERKNLYLTGLLPIPMNSIGPRNDTLEESFGSSNINRLIVSLLYLPKGKKISESSFLDPKESTWVLPITKKCIMSESNWGSRWWRNWIGKKRDSSCKISNETVAGIEISFKEKDIKYLEFLFVYYMDDPIRKDHDWELFDRLSPRKGRNIINLNSGQLFEILVKDWICYLMFAFREKIPIEVEGFFKQQGAGSTIQSNDIEHVSHLFSRKKWAISLQNCAQFHMWQFRQDLFVSWGNNPHESDFLSNISRIWLDNVWLVNKDRFFSKARNISSNIQYDSTRSSFVQGRNSSQLKGSSDQSRDHFDSISNEDSEYHTLINQRKIQQLKERSILWDPSFLQTERTEIESDRFPKCLSGYSSMSRLFTEGEKEMNNHLLPEEIEEFLGNPTRSIRSFFSDRSSELYLGSNPTERSTRDQKLLKKEQDVSFVPSRRSENKEIVNIFKIITYLQNTVSIHPISSDPGCDMVLKDELDMDSSNKISFLNKNPFFDLFHLFHDRNGGGYTLHHDFESEERFQEMADLFTLSITEPDLVYHKGFTFFIDSYGLDQKQFLNEVFNSRDESKKKSLLVLPPIFYEENESFYRRIRKKWVRISCGNDLEDPKQKIVVFASNNIMEAVNQYGLILNLIQIQYSTYGYIRNVLTQFFLMNRSDRNFEYGIQRDQIGNDTLNHRTIMKYTINQHLSNLKQSQKKWFDPLIFLSRTERSMNWDPNAYRYKWSNGSKNFQEHLEHFISEQKSRFLFQVVFDRLRINQYSIDWSEVIDKKDLSKSLRFFLSKLLLFLSKFLLFLSNSLPFFFVSFGNIPIHRSEIHIYELKGPNDQLCNQLVEPIGLQIVHLKKLKPFLLLLDDHDTSQKSKFLINGGTISPFLFNKITKWMIDSFHTRNNRRKSFDNTDSYFSMISHDQDNWLNPVKPFHRSSLISSFYKANRLRFLNNLHHFCFYCNKRFPFYVEKARIKNYDFTYGQFLNILFIRNKIFSLCGGKKKHACLERDTISPIESQVSNIFIPNDFPQSGNERYNLYKSFHFPIRSDPFVRRAIYSIADISGTPLTEGQIVNFERTYCQPLSDMNLSDSEGKNLHQYLNFNSNMGLIHTPCSEKYLPSEKRKKRSLCLKKCVEKGQMYRTFQRDNAFSTLSKWNLFQTYMPWFLTSTGYKYLNLIFLDTFSDLLPILSSSQKFVSIFHDIMHGSDISWRILQKKLCLPQWNLISEISSKCLHNLLLSEEMIHRNNEPPLISTHLRSPNVREFLYSILFLLLVAGYLVRTHLFFVSRAYSELQTEFEKVKSLMIPSYMIELRKLLDRYPTSELNSFWLKNLFLVALEQLGDFLEEMRGSASGGNMLWGGGPAYGVKSIRSKKKFFNINLIDLISIIPNPINRITFSRNTRHLSHTSKEIYSLIRKRKNVNGDWIDDKIESLVANSDSIDDKEREFLVQFSTLTTEKRIDQILLSLTHSDHLSKNDSGYQMIEEPGAIYLRYLVDIHKKYLMNYEFNTPCLVERRIFLAYYQTTTYSQTSCGVNSFHFPSHGKPFSLRLALSPSRGILVIGSIGTGRSYLVKYLATNSYLPFITVFLNKFLDNKPKGFLIDDSDDIDDSDDIDDSDDIDDSDDIDVSDDIDVSDDIDRDFDTELEFLTRMNVLTMDMMPEIDRFYITLQFELAKAMSPCIIWIPNIHDLDVNESNYLSLGLLVNYLSRDCERCSTRNILVIASTHIHQKVDPALIAPNKLNTCIKIRRLLIPQQRKHFFTLSYTRGFHLENKMFHTNGFGSITMGSNVRDLVALTNEALSISITQKKSIIDTNIIRSALHRQTWDLRSQVRSVQDHGILFYQIGRAVAQNVFLSNCPIDPISIYMKKKSCNEGDSYLYKWYFELGTSMKKLTILLYLLSCSAGSVAQDLWSLPGPDEKNGITYYGLVENDSDLVHGLLEVEGALVGSSRTEKDCSQFDNDRVTLLLRPEPRSPLDMMQNGSCSILDQRFLYEKYESEFEEGEGEEVLDPQQIEEDLFNHIVWAPRIWRPWGFLFDCIERPNELGFPYWARSFRGKRIIYDEEDELQENDSEFLQSGTMQYQIRDRSSKEQGFFRISQFIWDPADPLFFLFKDQPFVSVFSHREFFADEEMSKGLLTSQTDPPTSIYKRWFIKNMQEKHFELLIHRQRWLRTNSSLSNGFFRSNTLSESYQYLSNLFLSNGTLLDQMTKALLRKRWLFPDEMKIGFM from the coding sequence TGATCCGATCCGCAAGGACCATGATTGGGAATTGTTTGATCGTCTTTCTCCGAGGAAGGGGCGAAACATAATCAACTTGAATTCGGGACAGCTATTCGAAATCTTAGTGAAAGACTGGATTTGTTATCTCATGTTTGCTTTTCGTGaaaaaataccaattgaagtggagGGTTTCTTCAAACAACAAGGAGCTGGGTCAACTATTCAATCAAATGATATTGAGCATGTTTCCCATCTCTTCTCGAGAAAGAAGTGGGCTATTTCTTTGCAAAATTGTGCTCAATTTCATATGTGGCAATTCCGCCAAGATCTCTTCGTTAGTTGGGGGAATAATCCGCACGAATCGGATTTTTTGAGTAACATATCGAGGATTTGGTTAGACAATGTGTGGTTGGTAAACAAGGATAGGTTTTTTAGCAAGGCACGGAATATATCGTCAAATATTCAATATGATTCCACAAGATCTAGTTTCGTTCAAGGAAGGAATTCTAGCCAATTGAAGGGATCTTCTGATCAATCCAGAGATCATTTCGATTCCATTAGTAATGAGGATTCGGAATATCACACATTGATCAATCAAAGAAAGATTCaacaactaaaagaaagatcgatTCTTTGGGATCCTTCCTTTCTTCAAACGGAACGAACAGAGATAGAATCAGACCGATTCCCTAAATGCCTTTCTGGATATTCCTCAATGTCCCGGCTATTCACGGAAGGTGAGAAGGAGATGAATAATCATCTGCTTCCGGAAGAAATCGAAGAATTTCTTGGGAATCCTACAAGATCCATTCGTTCTTTTTTCTCTGACAGATCGTCAGAACTTTATCTGGGTTCGAATCCTACTGAGAGGTCCACTAGAGATCAGAAATTGTTGAAGAAAGAACAAGATGTTTCTTTTGTCCCTTCCAGGCGATCGGAAAATAAAGAAATAGTTAATATATTCAAGATAATCACGTATTTACAAAATACCGTCTCAATTCATCCTATTTCATCAGATCCGGGATGTGATATGGTTCTGAAGGATGAACTGGATATGGACAGTTCCAATAAGATTTCTTTCTTGAACAAAAATCCATTTTTTGATTTATTTCATCTATTCCATGATCGGAACGGGGGGGGATACACGTTACACCACGATTTTGAATCAGAAGAGAGATTTCAAGAAATGGCAGATCTATTCACTCTATCAATAACCGAGCCGGATCTGGTGTATCATAAGGGATTTACCTTTTTTATTGATTCCTACGGATTGGATCAAAAACAATTCTTGAATGAGGTATTCAACTCCAGGGATGAATCGAAAAAGAAATCTTTATTGGTTCTACCTcctattttttatgaagagaatgAATCTTTTTATCGAAGGATCAGAAAAAAATGGGTCCGGATCTCCTGCGGGAATGATTTGGAAGATCCAAAACAAAAAATAGTGGTATTTGCTAGCAACAACATAATGGAGGCAGTCAATCAATATGGATTGATCCTAAATCTGATTCAAATCCAATATAGTACCTATGGGTACATAAGAAATGTATTGACTCAATTCTTTTTAATGAATAGATCCGATCGCAACTTCGAATATGGAATTCAAAGGGATCAAATAGGAAATGATACTCTGAATcatagaactataatgaaatataCGATCAACCAACATTTATCGAATTTGAAACAGAGTCAGAAGAAATGGTTCGATCCTCTTATTTTTCTTTCTCGAACCGAGAGATCCATGAATTGGGATCCTAATGCATATAGATACAAATGGTCTAATGGGAGCAAGAATTTCCAGGAACATTTGGAACATTTCATTTCTGAGCAGAAGAGCCGTTTTCTTTTTCAAGTAGTGTTCGATCGATTACGTATTAATCAATATTCGATTGATTGGTCTGAGGTTATCGACAAAAAAGATTTGTCTAAGTCACTTCGTTTCTTTTTGTCCAAGTTACTTCTTTTTTTGTCCAAGTTTCTTCTCTTTTTGTCTAACTCACTTCCATTTTTCTTTGTGAGTTTCGGGAATATCCCCATTCATAGGTCCGAAATCCATATCTATGAATTGAAAGGTCCGAATGATCAACTCTGCAATCAGCTGGTAGAACCAATAGGTCTTCAAATCGTTCATTTGAAAAAATTGAAACCCTTCTTATTGTTATTGGATGATCATGATACTTCCcaaaaatctaaatttttgatTAATGGAGGAACAATATCACCATTTTTGTTCAATAAGATAACAAAGTGGATGATTGACTCATTCCATACTAGAAATAATCGCAGGAAATCTTTTGATAACACGGATTCCTATTTCTCAATGATATCCCACGATCAAGACAATTGGCTGAATCCCGTGAAACCATTTCATAGAAGTTCATTGATATCTTCTTTTTATAAAGCAAATCGACTTCGATTCTTGAATAATCTACATCACTTCTGCTTCTATTGTAACAAAAGATTCCCTTTTTATGTGGAAAAGGCCCGTATCAAGAATTATGATTTTACGTATGGACAATTCCTCAATATCTTGTTCATTCGCAACAAAATATTTTCTTTGTGCGGCGGTAAAAAAAAACATGCTTGTTTGGAGAGAGATACTATTTCACCAATCGAGTCACAGGTATCTAACATATTCATACCTAATGATTTTCCACAAAGTGGTAACGAAAGGTATAACTTGTacaaatctttccattttccaatTCGATCCGATCCATTCGTTCGTAGAGCTATTTATTCGATCGCAGACATTTCTGGAACACCTCTAACAGAGGGACAAATAGTCAATTTTGAAAGAACTTATTGTCAACCTCTTTCGGATATGAATCTATCTGATTCAGAAGGGAAGAACTTGCATCAGtatctcaatttcaattcaaacATGGGTTTGATTCACACTCCATGTTCTGAGAAATATTTACCATCCGAAAAGAGGAAAAAACGGAGTCTTTGTCTAAAGAAATGTGTTGAAAAAGGGCAGATGTATAGAACCTTTCAACGAGATAATgctttttcaactctctcaaaatGGAATCTATTCCAAACATATATGCCATGGTTCCTTACTTCGACGGGGTACAAATATCTAAATTTGATATTTTTAGATACCTTTTCGGACCTATTACCGATACTAAGTAGCAGTCAAAAATTTGTATCCATTTTTCATGATATTATGCATGGATCAGATATATCATGGCGAATTCTTCAGAAAAAATTGTGTCTTCCACAATGGAATCTGATAAGTGAGATTTCGAGTAAGTGTTTACATAATCTTCTTCTGTCCGAAGAAATGATTCATCGAAATAATGAGCCACCATTGATATCGACACATCTGAGATCGCCAAATGTTCGGGAGTTCCTCTATTCaatccttttccttcttcttgttgCTGGATATCTCGTTCGTACACATCTTTTCTTTGTTTCCCGAGCCTATAGTGAGTTACAGACAGAGTTCGAAAAGGTCAAATCTTTGATGATTCCATCATACATGATTGAGTTGCGAAAACTTCTGGATAGGTATCCTACATCTGAACTGAATTCTTTCTGGTTAAAGAATCTCTTTCTAGTTGCTCTGGAACAATTAGGAGATTTTCTAGAAGAAATGCGGGGTTCTGCTTCTGGCGGCAACATGCTATGGGGTGGTGGTCCCGCTTATGGGGTTAAATCAATACGTTCTAAGAAGAAATTTTTTAATATCAATCTCATCGATCTCATAAGTATCATACCAAATCCCATCAATCGAATCACTTTTTCGAGAAATACGAGACATCTAAGTCATACAAGTAAAGAGATTTATTCAttgataagaaaaagaaaaaacgtGAACGGTGATTGGATTGATGATAAAATAGAATCCTTGGTCGCGAACAGTGATTCGATTGATGATAAAGAAAGAGAATTCTTGGTTCAGTTCTCCACCTTAACGACAGAAAAAAGGATTGATCAAATTCTATTGAGTCTGACTCATAGTGATCATTTATCAAAGAATGACTCTGGTTATCAAATGATTGAAGAGCCGGGAGCAATTTATTTACGATACTTAGTTGACATTCATAAAAAGTATCTAATGAATTATGAGTTCAACACACCCTGTTTAGTAGAAAGACGGATATTCCTTGCTTATTATCAGACAACCACTTATTCACAAACCTCGTGTGGGGTGAATAGTTTTCATTTCCCATCTCATGGAAAACCCTTTTCGCTCCGCTTAGCCCTATCCCCCTCTAGGGGTATTTTAGTGATAGGTTCTATAGGAACTGGACGATCCTATTTGGTCAAATACCTAGCGACAAACTCCTATCTTCCTTTCATTACAGTATTTCTGAACAAGTTCCTGGATAACAAGCCTAAGGGTTTTCTTATTGATGATAGTGACGATATTGATGATAGTGACGATATTGATGATAGTGACGATATTGATGATAGTGACGATATTGATGTGAGTGACGATATTGATGTGAGTGACGATATTGACCGTGACTTTGATACGGAGCTGGAGTTTCTAACTAGGATGAATGTGCTAACTATGGATATGATGCCGGAAATAGACCGATTTTATATCACCCTTCAATTCGAATTAGCAAAAGCAATGTCTCCTTGCATAATATGGATTCCAAACATTCATGATCTGGATGTGAATGAGTCGAATTACTTATCCCTCGGTCTATTAGTGAACTATCTCTCCAGGGATTGTGAAAGATGTTCCACTAGAAATATTCTTGTTATTGCTTCGACTCATATTCACCAAAAAGTGGATCCAGCTCTAATAGCTCCGAATAAATTAAATACATGCATTAAGATACGAAGGCTTCTTATTCCACAACAACGAAAGCACTTTTTTACTCTTTCATATACTAGGGGATTtcacttggaaaataaaatgttCCATACTAATGGATTCGGGTCCATAACCATGGGTTCCAATGTACGAGATCTTGTAGCACTTACCAATGAGGCCCTATCGATTAGTATTACACAGAAGAAATCAATTATAGACACTAATATAATTAGATCTGCTCTTCATAGACAAACTTGGGATTTGCGATCCCAGGTAAGATCGGTTCAGGATCATGGGATCCTTTTCTATCAGATAGGAAGGGCTGTTGCACAAAATGTATTTCTAAGTAATTGCCCCATAGATCCTATATCTATCTATATGAAGAAGAAATCATGTAACGAAGGGGATTCTTATTTGTACAAATGGTACTTCGAACTTGGAACGAGCATGAAGAAATTAACGATACTTCTTTATCTTTTGAGTTGTTCTGCCGGATCGGTTGCTCAAGACCTTTGGTCTCTACCCGGACCCGATGAAAAAAATGGGATCACTTATTATGGACTTGTTGAGAATGATTCTGATCTAGTTCATGGCCTATTAGAAGTAGAAGGCGCTCTGGTGGGATCCTCACGGACAGAAAAAGATTGCAGTCAGTTTGATAATGATCGAGTGACATTGCTTCTTCGGCCCGAACCAAGGAGTCCCTTAGATATGATGCAAAATGGATCTTGTTCTATCCTTGATCAGAGATTTCTCTATGAAAAATACGAATCGGAGTTTGAAGAAGGGGAAGGAGAAGAAGTCCTCGACCCGCAACAGATAGAGGAGGATTTATTCAATCACATAGTTTGGGCTCCTAGAATATGGCGCCCTTGGGGTTTTCTATTTGATTGTATCGAAAGGCCCAATGAATTGGGATTTCCCTATTGGGCCAGGTCATTTCGGGGCAAGCGGATCATTTATGATGAAGAGGATGAGCTTCAAGAGAATGATTCGGAGTTCTTGCAGAGTGGAACCATGCAGTACCAGATACGAGATAGATCTTCCAAAGAACAAGGCTTTTTTCGAATAAGCCAATTCATTTGGGACCCTGCGGATCCACTCTTTTTCCTATTCAAAGATCAGCCCTTTGTCTCTGTGTTTTCACATCGAGAATTCTTTGCAGATGAAGAGATGTCAAAGGGGCTTCTTACTTCCCAAACAGATCCTCCTACATCTATATATAAACGCTGGTTTATCAAGAATATGCAAGAAAAGCACTTCGAATTGTTGATTCATCGCCAGAGATGGCTTAGAACCAATAGTTCATTATCTAATGGATTTTTCCGTTCTAATACTCTATCCGAGAGTTATCAGTATTTATCAAATCTGTTCCTATCTAACGGAACGCTATTGGATCAAATGACAAAGGCATTGTTGAGAAAAAGATGGCTTTTCCCGGATGAAATGAAAATTGGATTCATGTAA